In Candidatus Nitrosarchaeum limnium SFB1, the following proteins share a genomic window:
- a CDS encoding periplasmic solute binding protein, which yields MNTQVKLAIIAITVTIPLISYAVFSSDSNQFKKTNESKLQVISSFYPLQEFSQRVGQEKVDTKLLVPIGIEPHDWEPTIKDIQQMQKSDLIIINGIGFESWLDKLSEMNYNGVVVDTSLGVLKNYNGSSISLNHNDKSSDPHIWLNPVFAKIQVQNIANAFSNSDPQNQQYYQENAANYIHELDLLDSKIHTELSGCNRNFIAFHDSFSYFADEYDLTQHTIISSYAPHVEPTAKTLENVINKARDLDLKIIFTEETADPKTSEVIANEIGGKILVLSPIEIGNNETYISKMTENLNNLKEALC from the coding sequence GTGAATACGCAAGTAAAACTGGCAATAATTGCAATTACCGTAACCATTCCTTTGATATCATATGCAGTTTTTTCAAGTGATTCAAATCAATTCAAAAAAACTAACGAATCTAAACTACAAGTAATTTCATCATTTTATCCATTACAAGAATTTTCTCAAAGAGTAGGTCAAGAAAAAGTTGATACAAAATTACTAGTTCCAATAGGAATTGAACCACATGATTGGGAACCAACAATAAAGGATATTCAACAAATGCAAAAATCTGATCTTATCATAATCAATGGAATTGGATTTGAAAGTTGGCTTGATAAATTAAGTGAAATGAATTACAATGGTGTTGTAGTTGATACAAGTTTAGGTGTATTGAAAAATTACAATGGATCTTCAATATCTCTAAATCATAATGATAAGTCTAGTGATCCTCATATTTGGTTAAATCCTGTTTTTGCAAAAATTCAAGTTCAGAATATTGCAAATGCTTTTTCTAATTCAGATCCTCAAAATCAACAATATTATCAAGAAAATGCTGCAAATTATATTCATGAATTAGATTTACTTGATTCAAAAATTCATACTGAGTTATCTGGATGTAATCGTAATTTTATTGCATTTCACGATTCTTTTTCATATTTTGCAGATGAATATGATCTTACTCAACATACGATAATTTCATCATATGCACCACATGTAGAACCAACAGCTAAAACATTAGAAAATGTAATCAATAAAGCCAGAGATCTTGATCTTAAAATTATTTTTACTGAAGAAACTGCTGATCCTAAAACTTCTGAAGTAATTGCAAATGAAATTGGAGGAAAAATACTAGTTTTATCTCCTATAGAAATTGGTAATAATGAAACATACATTTCTAAAATGACTGAGAATCTTAATAATCTGAAAGAGGCGTTATGTTGA
- a CDS encoding transcription factor, NikR, whose product MPIVSISLNQEILSELDKLQKSMGFSGRSEAIRAGIRTFVSEEKQKSELTGNIHAILLVVHNDEFDHVVSGIKHNFEDLITTHLHSKIEGEKCMELFVIDGDAERVSTITKDFQVNKNMDTVKLVTL is encoded by the coding sequence ATGCCAATAGTATCTATTTCACTTAATCAAGAAATCCTTTCAGAATTAGATAAGCTACAAAAATCCATGGGATTTTCAGGAAGATCTGAAGCAATTAGGGCTGGAATCAGAACTTTTGTTTCAGAAGAAAAACAAAAGTCCGAACTAACAGGAAATATTCATGCAATTCTTTTGGTTGTTCATAATGATGAATTTGATCATGTTGTATCTGGAATTAAACATAATTTTGAAGATCTAATTACTACACATCTACACAGCAAGATTGAGGGAGAAAAGTGTATGGAATTATTTGTAATCGATGGAGATGCAGAAAGAGTATCAACTATCACAAAAGATTTTCAAGTAAACAAAAACATGGATACTGTAAAGTTAGTAACATTATAG
- a CDS encoding hypothetical protein (hypothetical protein Nmar_1684) yields the protein MSVTLLSKTKFVLLSIALSLAFPVSSVYGHGLGIDTISSVDVQGKKISISVELPMTFEKTGEKQITITAINKETKENPKNVTFLIGLFHENKMIFRNYFFTSDGILPIKVNPTQDNAITINGDQDSLLGAWHGTESKPISISGPIFDSGGLYNFEIEVRTIDDPTNIIEDSGVYTASVSVADDTEFIQKDAQNEDVLFKVKSYFDNVSNFQYDPNTKQLTFDMPFDWSEKQMSHIPVVHEEVHFPKNFAEFLSPSYTGKVNGIDLFKSSVSIDDYSVDDERLVHFVLLQDHLKFIKNQLEKSGKPLPETMTFTLSRSENAEFPLTSFTKNEQFQVNLSWDPIEITPEQETIFIFTIRDGKTGEPLRNSVYDFVIIQNGKEIHRATGNAQVGGEFEKYEFTKDQTGPTIIRFENIKNSGQQTDFGIVVAPEFGVIATIILFSALMIAVLASRNRLIKYDI from the coding sequence ATGTCAGTAACACTATTGTCAAAAACAAAATTTGTACTACTTTCAATAGCACTATCTTTGGCATTTCCAGTATCTAGTGTTTATGGACACGGATTGGGAATTGATACTATATCATCAGTTGATGTGCAAGGAAAAAAAATTTCTATCTCTGTAGAGCTTCCAATGACTTTTGAAAAAACTGGAGAAAAACAAATTACAATTACTGCAATTAATAAAGAAACAAAAGAAAATCCAAAAAATGTAACATTCTTGATTGGTCTTTTTCATGAAAATAAAATGATATTTAGAAACTATTTTTTTACCTCTGATGGAATTCTTCCAATCAAAGTAAATCCTACACAAGATAATGCGATTACAATTAATGGTGATCAAGATTCATTGCTAGGTGCATGGCACGGAACAGAATCTAAACCGATTTCCATTTCAGGTCCTATTTTTGATTCAGGTGGACTGTACAATTTTGAAATTGAGGTACGGACTATTGATGATCCTACAAACATAATTGAAGATTCAGGAGTATACACTGCATCTGTTAGCGTTGCTGATGACACAGAGTTTATACAAAAAGATGCTCAAAATGAGGACGTTTTGTTTAAAGTCAAATCATACTTTGATAATGTTTCTAATTTTCAATATGATCCAAATACAAAGCAACTAACATTTGATATGCCTTTTGATTGGAGTGAGAAACAAATGTCTCACATCCCTGTTGTGCATGAAGAAGTGCATTTTCCAAAGAATTTTGCTGAATTTTTATCACCAAGTTATACTGGTAAAGTAAATGGAATTGATTTGTTTAAATCTTCAGTTTCAATAGATGATTATTCTGTAGATGATGAAAGATTAGTTCATTTTGTTTTATTACAGGATCATCTCAAATTCATAAAGAATCAACTAGAAAAATCTGGAAAACCATTACCTGAAACCATGACTTTTACACTTTCAAGATCTGAAAATGCAGAATTTCCATTGACTTCATTTACAAAAAATGAACAGTTTCAAGTGAATCTTTCATGGGATCCTATTGAAATTACACCAGAACAAGAAACAATTTTTATTTTTACCATTAGAGATGGTAAAACAGGTGAACCATTACGTAACTCTGTTTATGATTTTGTTATAATACAAAACGGTAAGGAAATTCATAGAGCAACAGGAAATGCACAAGTAGGTGGTGAATTTGAAAAATATGAATTTACCAAAGACCAAACAGGTCCAACAATTATCCGATTTGAAAATATCAAAAATTCAGGTCAACAAACTGATTTTGGTATTGTTGTTGCACCAGAATTTGGAGTAATTGCAACTATAATCTTATTTTCTGCATTGATGATAGCTGTTTTGGCATCCAGAAATCGTTTAATTAAATATGATATTTGA